Proteins found in one candidate division WOR-3 bacterium genomic segment:
- a CDS encoding Maf family protein, whose product MKILLASTSPRRKSILKSLGIKFTCLRPSFIEPAINTTTNPKRLATTLALLKALSCARKLKSGIVLGVDTIVVVNQRILGKPKDQNDARRMIELLSNKTHQVITGIAIIKLPEYKIFTGAETTNVTFRKLTEKEIIDYIKTKEPYDKAGGYALQGRAGLFVKRIQGCYLNVIGLPVGLLMDLLEKLGWRSF is encoded by the coding sequence ATGAAAATCCTTCTTGCCTCTACCTCACCCCGGCGCAAAAGCATCTTGAAATCGCTCGGTATCAAATTCACCTGCCTGAGACCCTCATTTATAGAACCGGCAATCAACACCACAACCAATCCGAAAAGGCTTGCCACAACCCTTGCCCTGCTCAAAGCGCTCTCCTGCGCTCGTAAACTAAAATCTGGAATTGTGCTCGGAGTTGATACTATCGTTGTGGTCAATCAAAGGATATTGGGCAAACCCAAGGACCAAAATGATGCCCGACGGATGATAGAACTTCTTTCTAATAAAACCCACCAAGTTATTACAGGAATTGCAATTATAAAGTTACCTGAATATAAAATCTTTACGGGTGCCGAGACAACCAATGTCACCTTCCGCAAACTCACCGAAAAGGAAATCATTGACTATATCAAAACAAAAGAGCCCTATGACAAAGCCGGTGGGTATGCACTTCAGGGCAGGGCAGGGCTTTTTGTCAAAAGGATACAGGGCTGTTACCTCAATGTGATTGGGTTGCCAGTAGGTCTTTTAATGGATTTGCTTGAAAAATTAGGCTGGCGTTCGTTTTAA
- a CDS encoding putative LPS assembly protein LptD produces MLIAIPDSLNQDIVYYGGKRAIFLAQEEQVVLLDSAWVRYRDMSVCSDSINYSVKTHILSAHNSVTFRTTTEQVFGTELYYNVDTRKGMMRNASTQVENGFLSAREVWLVKEKVLNARYADYTTCDLPKPHYTFFGPRVKLFMDDIAITEPVLLKIHRLPLLAAPFWLIPVASRRKSGLMPFKVGSAKDQGYYAKNISYYWVINDYADATFITDIMTKKGIQFRTEAVYIVEPYSRGSIQGSYIREAWDPQNPNRLRYSFNLASETKPTPLTNLAIQTELVSDTAYAPDYAEDRLDWLKQEVYSYAALSHRFKKVCRATIRGENHTYYMRHYQYALLPSASLNFGTRPLPKNWDISPVFAFSRRIEKADSLGVDTLHKTRLVPTANLSITSPDLPFGRLDISDRLILSSSRTRYRGEERKPSLNLDHEFSVSTSQKIFGILNTAEAFAFSQSDELTDTLPPEPRYNLAINTGFNLYRVFGVSTFNLDGILHTLSPNIQFSYQPEITPQGLFGRPTPFYPSAAMLAFNINNGFQAKTSKGKGKFDIGTVNFSSRYDLVSKDLSPIYATISTRPLIFLPQVDSNGTRNRYELYLDANLSFQPESLRLGNDYSTVTSLFWSHMRTDTVRDYPRGFECRLNHTWGKNQNMLTGSVSFSYTGWRLSLNSIGYNFATGQLTDYSINLWRDLHCWEAIATLSGLGKQWRYDFEVRIKKLPDVKFGKSTFRTFLP; encoded by the coding sequence CTTTCTCGCACAGGAGGAACAGGTTGTGCTACTTGACTCGGCGTGGGTCAGGTATCGTGATATGTCGGTCTGTTCTGACTCGATTAATTATAGTGTAAAAACCCATATCCTCTCTGCCCATAATTCGGTAACTTTCCGGACCACAACCGAACAGGTCTTTGGGACAGAACTCTATTACAATGTTGACACCCGGAAAGGAATGATGCGCAATGCCAGTACCCAAGTGGAAAACGGCTTTCTTTCTGCACGAGAGGTGTGGCTGGTTAAGGAAAAGGTGCTTAATGCCCGTTATGCCGACTACACCACCTGTGACCTGCCCAAACCTCATTACACCTTTTTTGGTCCAAGGGTAAAACTTTTTATGGATGATATCGCCATCACCGAGCCGGTATTACTTAAAATACACCGATTGCCGTTGTTGGCAGCACCCTTCTGGCTCATCCCCGTGGCGTCAAGGCGGAAATCCGGGTTGATGCCCTTCAAAGTCGGCAGCGCCAAAGACCAAGGATATTATGCCAAAAACATCTCCTATTACTGGGTCATCAATGACTATGCTGATGCCACCTTTATCACCGACATTATGACTAAAAAAGGGATCCAATTCCGCACCGAAGCGGTCTATATTGTTGAACCCTATTCCCGCGGTTCAATTCAAGGTTCCTACATCAGGGAAGCATGGGATCCTCAGAACCCCAATCGTCTGCGCTACAGCTTCAACCTCGCCAGCGAAACTAAACCCACCCCATTAACTAACCTTGCCATCCAGACTGAACTTGTCTCTGACACCGCCTATGCGCCTGACTACGCTGAAGACCGGCTTGACTGGCTTAAACAGGAGGTCTATTCCTATGCTGCACTCAGCCACCGGTTCAAAAAGGTCTGTCGGGCAACAATTAGGGGTGAAAATCATACTTATTATATGCGCCATTACCAATATGCCCTTCTGCCCTCAGCGTCCCTCAACTTTGGCACCCGCCCTTTGCCTAAAAACTGGGACATCTCCCCGGTATTCGCCTTTTCGCGGCGCATAGAAAAGGCGGATTCCCTTGGTGTTGATACCCTGCACAAGACCCGTTTAGTGCCAACAGCCAATCTCTCTATCACCAGCCCTGATCTACCATTTGGCAGGCTGGACATCAGTGACCGTTTAATCCTCTCCTCCTCCCGCACCCGCTATCGGGGCGAGGAAAGAAAGCCGTCTTTAAACCTTGACCACGAGTTCAGTGTCAGCACCTCCCAGAAGATTTTTGGCATTTTAAACACTGCCGAAGCCTTCGCATTTTCCCAATCAGATGAGTTAACTGATACCCTACCACCTGAACCTCGCTACAACCTCGCCATCAACACCGGTTTTAATCTCTACCGGGTGTTTGGCGTCAGCACCTTCAACCTTGATGGCATCCTCCATACCCTTTCTCCCAACATCCAGTTCAGTTACCAGCCGGAAATTACCCCACAAGGCTTGTTTGGGCGTCCGACGCCTTTTTATCCTTCAGCCGCAATGCTCGCCTTTAACATCAACAACGGTTTTCAGGCAAAGACCTCAAAAGGAAAAGGGAAGTTTGACATTGGCACTGTCAACTTCAGCAGCCGCTATGACCTTGTGAGTAAAGACCTGAGTCCAATTTATGCCACCATCAGCACCAGACCCTTGATTTTCCTTCCGCAGGTTGACTCTAATGGCACACGCAATCGTTATGAACTCTACCTCGACGCCAATCTGTCATTCCAACCCGAATCACTCCGCCTCGGGAACGACTATTCAACAGTCACATCCCTTTTCTGGTCCCATATGCGCACCGACACCGTCCGCGACTATCCAAGGGGCTTTGAATGCCGGCTAAATCACACCTGGGGCAAAAATCAGAACATGCTCACCGGTTCGGTCTCCTTCTCCTATACCGGCTGGCGGCTCAGCCTCAACTCCATCGGCTACAACTTTGCCACCGGCCAGCTCACCGACTACTCCATCAACCTCTGGCGCGACCTCCATTGCTGGGAGGCAATTGCCACCCTCTCGGGCTTGGGCAAACAGTGGCGCTATGACTTTGAGGTCAGGATAAAAAAACTGCCTGATGTGAAGTTTGGCAAAAGCACCTTCCGCACATTTCTCCCCTGA